GGCCCATGGGAAACGGGTTTCCTCTGGAACAGATGACAAAGAAAAATTTGCTGATCATCGGGGGCGGGTTCGCCTTTACCACCCTGCGGTCGACCATCATTACCCTGATGCAGCCGGATGTCCGGGACCAATACGGCACCATCGATGTGGTATACGGTGCCAGAAATCCCGGCATGCTGCTGTATCAGGACGAACTGGACCAGTGGTGCAGACAGCCGGGGATCAACATGCATATCACGGTGGATGAGACAGATGACCCGGACTGGCCCCATCACACCGGATTTGTTCCTGCGGTGGCAGGCGAATGTGCCCCGGAAAGTACCGGCAATTCAGTGGCCATCGTATGCGGTCCCCCGGTGATGATCAAATTCACCCGGCCGGTTCTGGCGGACCTGGGATACGGGGACGAAAATATTCTCATGAGCCTGGAAAACCGGATGAAATGCGGCATCGGCATGTGCGGCAGGTGCAATATCGGACAGGAACTGGTCTGCAGGGACGGGCCGGTATTTACCCTGGCGTATCTGAACAAAACCCCCGGGGAGTTTTAACTCATCTGCCGGACAAAGATCCGGTAGTAGCTGGAATAACACGCATGCACTGAGACACCACAACAAATGATGAAAATATAAGCAATGAGGCATTCGCTTAAAACTTAAAACTGAACACTTAAAACTTTTATATCAACCAAAAAGGAGACACACATGATTACTGTGACCCAGGCTGCCCGGAAAGAGGTGGCCAAATATTTTGACGGCAAGGAAAAATCACCGGTCCGGCTTTTTATCACATCCGGATGCGGGGGACCATCACTGGCCATGGCATTGGATCAGCCAAAAGAGGCGGATACTGTCTTCACCCAGGGCGATGTGGATTATATCATGGAAACCGAGCTACTGAAAAAGGCCCAGCCCGTGACGGTGGATTATACGGGCATGGGGTTTAATATCTCATCCAGCCTGGAACTGGGAGGCGGGGGATGCAGCTCTTGCGGTACCGGAGGTGGGTGCTGCGGATCATAACAGGAGGACATGCATGCTTGAAACACTGCAAATCCATCCCAGAGTGGAAAAAATCCTGGAACAGATGAAGGCACAGGACAATGCGCCGAAAATTGCGGCAGAACGGGCCGAGGCCATTATCGATGCCCTGAAAAACGGCATCATCATGGCCCGGGCCGGCCGTCTGTCCAAAACCAAGGATGCCCGGATCAGAAGGCTGTTCAAGTATGACCTGGGAAAAGGGTACCGCCTGATCAGCCTCAAGGACAAGTCGTCATTGTACATTCTTTTTGTGGGGTCCCATGACCAGTGTGACACCTGGCTGGATACCAACAGCAAGGGGAAACCCCACCAGACAGAGGTCCCCATGGTCTGTTATGAGATCACGCAAAAGAAACGGCGGCAAAGCGGGCCTGCATCCTTGTCCTTTCCAGACCCGGAGGAAGATCTGTGCGACCGGATGCCCCTGGTTTCCCAGAAGGATCTGCGGGAAGTGTTCAGCGGGCTGGTGAGAAGCGTGCAGGCCCGCTAGGCAGGTCATCTCGGTTCTGACCGGGGAAACCAGACCGGACAAAAGGGTCGATCCGTTTTCAACGGCGGCAGACGTATCTTTGAAGATGAAGAAAGCCAACGGTTGGAAATGTCAACTTTTAGTACCTAAAAGAGGAGGGGCAATGACACAGAAAGAAAAAACCGGGGCAGTGTTGGTGGTTGGCGGCGGGATCGCCGGGATTCAGGCGGCACTGGATCTGGCGGACTCCGGGTTTCTGGTTCATCTGGTGGAACAGGAACCCCAGATCGGCGGGGTCATGGCCCAGCTGGACAAGACCTTTCCCACCAATGACTGCGCCATGTGTGTGATCTCTCCCAAACTGGTGGAAGCGGGCCGTCATCTGAACATCGATCTGCACACCAGAAGCCGGGTGACCGGCATCATGGGTGAGGCTGGCCGGTTTTCCGTAACCCTGGAAGAACAGGCCCGGTTTGTGGATCTGGACAAATGCACGGCCTGCGGCGAGTGTGCCAAGGTTTGTCCGGTGACGGTTCCCAACCGGTTTGACCAGGAACTGGGAAGCCGCAAAGCCATTTATAAACTCTATCCCCAGGGAATGCCCGGGGCCTGGGCCATCGACAAACGGTCCGTAGCCCCGTGCAAAGCCACCTGTCCTGCCCATGTGTCCATCCAGGGGTTCATCGCCCTGATGCAGCAGGAAAAATATGCGGAAGCGCTGAAGCTGTTCAAGCAGGAACATCCGTTTCCCGGGGCCTGCGGCCGGGTCTGTCACCATCCCTGTGAAGCGGTGTGCACCAGAGGCGATGCAGACCAGCCCCTGGCCATCCAGTATCTGCACCGGTTTCTGGCAGACCTGGATTTTGAACAACAATCTCCCTGGATTCCGGAAATTGCAGAAAAAAGAGAAGAAAAAGTGGCCATTATTGGATCCGGCCCGGCCGGACTTACGGCAGCCTATTACCTGGCCCAGAAGGGTTACGGGGTGACGGTGTATGAAAAACTGCCGGTAAAAGGCGGCATGATGGCGGTGGGTATTCCAGAATACCGGCTGCCGAAAGCGGAACTGGAAAAAGAGATTGCCGTGATCGAAGCCCTGGGGGTTACGATCAAGACCGGGGTGGCATTCGGCACGGACATCACCCTGGACAGCCTGAAAAAAGACGGATTTGCATCGGTGTTCATGGCCACGGGCCTGCACGGTTCCCGTTCTCTGGGTGTCCAAGGAGAAGACCTGAAAGGGGTTCTGGCCGGCACCACATTTCTGCGGGATGCTGCCATGGGCAGGGCGGACAAACTGTCCGGCAAAACCATTGTCATCGGCGGTGGCAACGTGGCCGTGGATGTGGCACTCACCGCCCGGCGCCTGGGATCCGACGATGTCACCATGGTGTGCCTGGAAAAAAGAGAAGAGATGCCGGCCTGGGATTATGAGATCGAAGAGGCCCTGGAGGAAAAGGTCAATATCGTGAACAGCAAGGGGCCGTTGCGGTTCTACGGTGATGAGGACGGTAAGGTCACGGAAGTCTCCTTCCAGGAATGCACATCGGTATTTGACGAAAACGGCCGGTTCAATCCCCGGTACGATGACTGCCGGCTGATCACCCATGAAGCAGATACCGTGATCGTGGCCATCGGCCAGATGGGAGAGACTGAATTTGCCAAAGACCAGGGCATCGCCCTGACCCTGCCGGGCGGGTATGAAGCGGACCCGGTGACCCTGCAGACCCCTGTTGAATGGGTGTTTGCCGGCGGGGATGCATTTTACGGTCCCAAATCCGTGGTGGATGCAGTGGCATCGGGAAAGACTGCGGCGGAAAGCATTCACCGGTTTATCAACGGCCTGGATTTGGCCGAAGGCCGTGAAAAATCCTGGGATTTTGAAAAACCGGAAATAGACAATGTGCCGCAGATCCAGCGGATCACGCCGGAAAAACTGCCCGTGGCACAAAGAGAGGGCAATTTCAAGGAGGTGACCCGGGCCCTGGCCAAAGAATTGATCGACCGGGAAGCGGCCCGGTGTCTGTCCTGCGGCATTTGCTCCGAGTGCTACCAGTGTGTGGACGCCTGTCTGGCCGGGGCGGTGGACCATACCATGGCCACCCGGACCGTTTCTCTGGATGTGGGGGCAGTGATCCTGGCACCGGGATTCAAGGCGTTTGATCCGTCTGCACTGGCCCATCTCAACTATACGGGCAACCCCAATGTGGTCACCTCCCTGGAATTTGAACGGATTCTGTCTGCATCCGGACCGTTCCAGGGACATCTGGTGCGGCCCTCGGACCTTCGGGAACCTCAAAAGATCGCCTGGCTCCAGTGTGTGGGGTCCAGGGACGAAAACCCGTGCAGTCACGGGTATTGTTCCTCGGTATGCTGCATGATCGCCGCCAAACAGACCGTTATTGCCAAGGAACATAGTCCCCGGCCTCTGGATACGGCCGTATTTTTCATGGATATGCGGACCCACGGCAAGGAATTCGAGCGCTATTACCAGCGGGCGGAACAGGAAAAAGGGGTCCGGTTCATCCGGTCCCGGGTCCATACTGTGGAATGCGATGCAGATCAGAATCCGGTGTTGAAATATATGACAGAAGAGGGGGGCCTTGAGACGGAAACATTCGATATGGTGGTACTTTCCGTGGGCCTTGAAACCACGGAACAGACCCGTGAACTGGCGGAAAATCTGGGGATCGATGTCAATGCCCACGGGTTTGCTCGTACATCCGACCTGTCTCCTGTGGCCACCAGCCGCAGCGGTATTTTTGTCTGCGGGGTGTTCCAGGGACCCAAGGACATTCCCCAGTCCGTGATGGAGGCTTCGGCTGCGGCCGCCGGTGCGGCCGCTGACCTGGCACCGGCCCGGGGCAGCCTGACCCGGACCCGGGAACTGCCGCCGGAGCAGGATTTTTCCGGTCAGCTGCCCCGGGTGGGGGTGTTTGTGTGCAACTGCGGCATCAACATCGGCGGGGTGGCGGATGTGCCGGCGGTGCGCGAATTTGCCCGGACCCTGCCCCATGTGGTGCATGTGGAGGACAATCTTTTCACCTGTTCCCAGGACACCCAGGACAAGATGAAAGCGGTGATTGCCGAGCACGGCATCAACCGGGTAGTGGTGGCGTCCTGCTCCCCCCGGACCCATGAACCGTTGTTCCAGGAAACCATCCGGGAGGCGGGATTGAACAAGTATCTGTTTGAGATGGCCAATATCCGGGACCAGAACACCTGGGTGCATATGAACAACCCGGACCAGGCCACGGCCAAGGCCAAAGACCTGGTGGCCATGGCCGTGGCCAGGGCCAATTGTGCCCAGCCCCTTTACCAGATTCCCCTGAATGTCGAAAGATCCCTGCTGGTGGTGGGCGGCGGGGTGGCGGGCATGACCGCGGCCCTGTCAGCCGCCTGCCAGGGATATCCCGTGACCCTGGTTGAGCGGGAAGACACCCTGGGGGGCGTGGCCGGGCACCTGCTGACAACGGTACAGGGAGAACCGGTACCGCCGTTTGTCTCGGACCTGGCGGAAACCCTGTCAAGCCATGACCGGGTCCGGATATACAAAAACAGCGAGGTGGTGGAGACTGCCGGGGTCCTGGGCAATTTTACCACCCGGATCATGACCCGGGCCGATGACGGCAAACCGGTCGCGGTCACGGTCCGGCACGGGGCCACGATCCTGGCCACCGGCGGGAAAGAGTCGGTGCCCGATGAATATGCATACGGCCGTCACCCCCGGGTATATACCCACCTGGATCTGAACCGGGCCATGACAGAACCGGGCCATGGGATCCATGGGGCCAAAACCGTGGTGTTTATCCAGTGCGTGGGATCCAGAAACGACCAGCGCCCCTACTGTTCCCGGATCTGCTGCACAGTGAGTATTAAAAAAGCCCTGATGCTCAAACAGGAGCATCCGGATATGGATATCTATATTCTGTACCGGGATATCCGGACCTATGGCCTGAAAGAAGACCTGTACACCGAGGCCCGGAAAAAAGGGATCCTGTTCATCCGGTATGAACCGGAGGCACCCCCCAGGGTCACCACCCCGGAGGGGCTGGATTCGTCATCCAAAGACCTGAGCCTTCAGGTCACGGTGAAAGAGCGGATTCTCAAGATGGATGTGGCCATATCTGCGGATGCCGTGGTGCTGGCTTCGGCGGTGCTGCCCCATGAAAACAGGGAGCTGTTCGAGCTGTTCAAGGTGCCGGTGAATGCGGACGGGTTTTTGAACGAGGCCCATGCCAAGCTGCGGCCGGTTGATTTTTCGTCCGACGGCATTTTTCTGGCCGGCCTGGCCCATTACCCCAAATCCCTGGATGAAACCATTGCCCAGGCCCAGGCGGCCGTGGCAAGGGCTTCGGTGATTCTTTCCCGGGACCACATACTGGTGGGCGGGGTGGTGGCGGAAAATATCCATCCGGAACAATGCGCCCGGTGCCTGGTCTGTGTGCGGAACTGCCCCTATGACGTTCCCCGGATCAAAGAGGGCCATGCCTGGATCGATCCGGCCCTGTGTCACGGGTGCGGGATATGCGCGGCGGAATGCCCGGCCAAGATACTGACCCTGCACCATTTTACAGACCGGCAGCTTACCGAAAAGTCCCATGCCCTGTTTGCCTGACATTAAAAAAAGGAGGCTGTTATGCAGGATACATCAACGAAAGAGGCGTTTGAACCCAGAATCATCGGTTTCTGCTGTAAATTTTGTGCCTATGCCGCCGCCGACCTGGCCGGATCCATGCGAATCTCCTATCCGGCCAGTGTCAAGATCATCCAGGTGCCCTGCACCGGCCGCATTGATATGATCCATATCCTTAAATCACTGGAGGATGGTGCGGACGGGGTCATGATCGCCGGATGCCTGGAGGGGGAGTGCCATTTTCTCCAGGGCAATTTCAAGGCCAGAAGCCGGGTGGAAGCGGTCCGCCGCATCCTGGCACAGATCGGCATGGAACCGGACCGGGTGGCCATGTTCAACCTGTCATCCGCCATGGGGCCAAAATTTGCTGAAATCACCGCACAAATGACCGACCGCATCCGTCAACTGGGACCCAGCCCTGTGGCGGCCGCCGGGAAGAAATCCAGAGATGCCGCCTGAAAACCGGAACAACGGGTGTGAGATAATCCAACAACCAGAGGAATGACCCATGATTATTGCCAGCAAAAAACCCATCGAAGAGATCATACAGGAGATAACGCCCTATTCCCGCATCCTGATTCTGGGGTGCAACGAATGTGTTACCGTGTGCGAGGCAGGGGGCAAAAAAGAGGTGGAAGTACTGGCTTCGGCACTCAGGATCTTCTGCCTGTCCCAGGGCATTGAGAAAACCATTGGCGAACACACCCTGGAGCGCCAGTGCGACCATGAGTACTTAGAAGAGATCAGAAACATGGTGGATGACTATGATGCCATTGTATCCCTGGCCTGCGGGGTGGGGGTGCAGTTTGCCGCAGAAAAATACCTCACCATGCCGCTGCTGCCCGGGGTCAACACCGTCTGTCTGGGGGCCAACGAGGACAGAGGTCTATGGACCGAGCGGTGCCAGGCCTGCGGGTCCTGTGTACTGGCCCGCACCGGCGGCATCTGTCCGGTGTCCCGGTGCGCCAAACGGGTGCTGAACGGTCCCTGCGGCGGGTCCACAAACGGCAAGTGTGAGATCTCCAAAGACACCGATTGTGCGTGGCAGCTGATCATCGACCGGCTCAAAGCCCTGGATAAAATGGATGATTATGAGGCCGTCGCCCCTGTGAAAGACTGGTCCAAAGACCGGGCCGGCGGCCCCAGAACCGTAACCAGGGAGGATGTGAAGATATGAGCAAATATGTTAGCAGCAGCAGACTGGAGCGCATTTTAAAGGCAGGGCACTTAGGGGTTACTTCAGAGTGCGGGCCTCCCAGGGGCAGTGATGCGGAAGAGGTTACAAAAAAAGGTCTGCTTATCAAAGATTATGTGGATGCAGTGAATGTCACGGACAACCAGACCGCCATGACCCGCATGTCTTCTCTGGCCGCCTGCATCCACCTCAAGCTGCTGGGCATAGAACCGGTGCTCCAGATGGTGACAAGGGATAGAAACCGGGTGGCGTTGCAGAGCGATATCCTGGGAGCGGCTTCCTTTGATATTTCCAACATGCTGTGCCTGTCCGGAGACCACCAGAGTTTTGGTGACTGCGCCCGGGGCCAGAACGTCCATGACTTGGATTCCATGCAGCTGGTGCAGACCGTGCGCCACATGCGGGATGAAGGAAAGTTTCTGGGCGGTGATGATATCAAGCGGCCCCCGAAAATTTTTGTGGGGGCGGCAGCCAACCCTTTTGCCGATCCCTTTGAGATCCGGATACCGCGCCTGGCCAAAAAAATCGCCTGCGGAGCCGAATTCATCCAGACCCAGTGCATCTACAATATCGACAAATTCAAGGAGTGGATGCGCAGGGCTTCTGACCGGGGATTGACGGAAAAGGTTTTTATCATGGCCGGCATGACGCCCATGAAGTCCGTGGGTATGGCCAAGTACATGAAAAACAAGGTGCCGGGCATGGATGTGCCCGATGAAATTATCCAGCGGCTGGCGGGCGTGGAAAAAAAGCACCAGGCCCAGGAAGGCATCCAGATCTGCGTGGAGCATATCCAGGAACTCAAGGAAGTGCCCGGAATCGCGGGGTTTCACATCATGGCCATTGAATGGGAAGAAAAAGTGCCGGAAATAGTTGAAAAAAGCGGGCTTTATCCAAGGCCTGACATGTAATTGCTTTGTTTTTATAGCGCTTTGAAAAGGATGGTAGAACTGTGGAAAACAAACCTTTTGAAAAAAAAATCGGTGACGTACTGGTGGTCGGCGGCGGGATCAGCGGTATCCAGGCATCCCTTGATCTGGCAACGGCTGGATTTAAAGTTTATCTGGTGGAAAAATCCCCGACCATCGGCGGTAAAATGGCCCAGCTGGACAAAACCTTTCCCACCAATGACTGTTCCATGTGCATTGAATCTCCCAAGTTTCTGGAATGCAGCCGGCATCCCAATATCGAGATTCTGACCATGACCGAAGTGGCATCCGTTCAGGGACAGGCCGGCGATTTTACAGTGACCGTTGAAAAACGGCCGAGATATGTGGATGAGGATAAGTGCACGGGCTGCACCAGTTGTGCGGAATACTGCCCGGTGACCATACCGGACCCGTTCAACCAGAATATATCCCGGAACAAAGCCGTCCATATGTATTTTGCCCAGGCGATTCCGCTTACCCCGTATATTGACGAGAAATGCATCTTTCTGGAAGATGAAAAATGTACCATCTGCCTGGGTATCTGTAAAAACGATGCCCTGGATTTTAACCAGACACCGCAACAAATATCGCTTCACGTCGGTGCGGTCGTTCTTTCTTTAGGGATGGACACCTTTGATCCGGCAATTAAAAACGACTATGGCTATGGCATCATGGAAAATGTGGTGACCAGCCTGGATTATGAACGCCTCCTGTGCGCTACCGGTCCTTATGACGGCGAGATCCTGCGGGCTTCGGACAAAAAACACCCCCGCAGAATCGCCTGGATTCACTGTGTGGGATCACGGCGGGTCACCCAAGGGCATAACAGCTATTGTTCCGCCGTATGCTGTACCTATACCCAGAAACAGGTGATCCTGACCAAGGATCATGATGAAGGGGCGGAATGTACCATTTTTCACAATGATATCCGGTCCTACAGCAAGGGATTTGAACGGTTTTACCAGAGAGCGGAAAGCCTGCCCGGCATCCGGTTCATCCGAAGCTATGTGTCTGTTGGCAGAGAGATCCCTGAGACAAAAAATATCACTTTAAGATACAGCACACCGGATGCCGGTGTTATCGAAGAAGAATTTGACATGGTGGTCCTGTCTGTCGGGCTGGTTCCGCCGGCCGGCTATCAGCAGCTGGCAGAAAAATTCGGTATTGATCTGAATGCCCACGGATTCTGCAGCACCCGTCCTGAAAATCCGGTGGAAACCTCCAGGAAGGGCGTGTTTGTCGCCGGTGCCTTCCAGGGCCCCATGGATATCCCGGAATCCGTTTTTTCCGCCAGCGGGGCCTGCGCCCGGTGCAGTGAAATTCTTTCCTTTAGAAAGGGCAGGCTTTCCAGAAAAAGGATCTATCCCAAAGAAAGGGATATTTCCGGGGAAACACCGAAAATCGGCGTATTTGTCTGTCACTGCGGCGCCAATATCGGCCGGATCGTGGATGTCCCTTCCGTGGTCGATTATGCCCTGACACTTCCCCATGTGGTACATGCCCAGGAACAGCTGTTCTCATGTGCCACCAATTCCGCCCAGCAGATAACGGACACCATCCGGGAAAAAGGGCTGAACCGCGTGATTGTTGCCGCCTGCACCCCCAGGACCCATGAGCCGGTATTCCGGGATACGCTCCGGGAAGGCGGGATCAATCAATATCTTTATGATATGGCCAATATCCGGGAACATTGTTCCTGGGTGCATTCAAGGGAAAAGGAGGATGCCACACAAAAGGCAAAAGATCTGGTCCGGATGTCGGTGGGCCGGACAAAAAACCTTGAGCCGCTTCAGGAGTTTGATCTGCCGGTCAATAAGACCGCCATGGTGGTCGGCGGCGGAGTCGCCGGTATGACCAGTGCGTTAAGCCTTGCCAGGCAAGGGTTTTCAGTTCATCTGCTGGAAAAGGAAAACGATCTGGGCGGTATGGCGCGGCGGATTCATACCACATTGGATGGTATGGATGTCCAGGCATTCGTGAAAACTCTGATCCGGGATGTTTACCAGAATCCACGCATTCATGTTTCCCATGACGCCGTCATCACGGGGGTTTCCGGTTATGTGGGCAATTTTACCACCACCGTGGTAACGGAAGGCCGGACAAAAACCATTCAGCATGGTGCGGCCATCATTGCAACTGGTGCCGCTGAATATGAACCCGATGAGTACCTTTACGGCAAAAATGATTCCGTTATGACCCAGCTGGCGCTTGAAGAAAAATTGTCCAGCCGCGATCTTCAACTCATGGATGCACAGAGCCTGGTCATGATTCAGTGTGTAGGCTGCCGGAATGAAGAGAGAAACTACTGCTCCCGGGTCTGTTGCACCCATGCCGTAAAAAATGCCCTGGCACTTACAAAAATCAATCCGGAAATTCGGATCCATATTCTGTTCCGGGATATGAGAACTTACGGGTTCAATGAAGATTATTACCGAACCGCATCGGAAAAAGGGGTTAAATTTATCCGGTATGACGTTACCGATCAACCGATAGTGGAAAAGGTTCGGGAAAACGGCGGAGACATCTTACGCGTTACCGTTCCGGATCAAATTCTGGGCAAACGGCTTGAGCTGGATGCGGACTTTGTGGTCCTGTCCGCTGCGGTTGTTCCCGCACCCGATACACATAATATCGCCGGTTTATTCAAGGTGGCCCTGAGCCCGGAAGGATTTTTCCAGGAGGCCCATGTCAAACTCAGGCCCGTAGATTTTGCCGCTGAAGGGGTGTTTCTGTGCGGCACGGCCCATTATCCCAAGCACATTTCCGAAGCTGTCACTCAGGCCAGTGGGGCTGCAGGCCGGGCAGCGGTTCTGCTCTCGCAGGATACGGTTACCGCGTCCGGTTCCGTATGCGAAGTGGATGAAGACCTGTGTGTTTCCTGCGGGGCCTGTATTACCGCCTGTACCTACGGCGCCATTGAGTTTTATGAGACGAAGAAAGGTAAAAAAGCGCGTGTCATTCCTGTTCTATGCAAAGGGGACGGCCTATGCAATGCCAAATGCCCCACAGAAGCAATTCAGCTGAAGCATTATACGGACGAGGAGATTTTATACCAACTGGATGCGGCATTTCCGGAACTTGAGCCGGCCGACTGCTGAAAAAGACCCACTATCTGACAATTCAAAAGGATCATATAAAATGGAAACTAATTTCAAACCCACGATCATCGGATTTCTGTGTAACTGGTGCTGCTATGGCGGCGCTGATCTCTGCGGTGTTTCCCGGTTTCAGTATCCCCCTTATCTTCGGGTGATCCGGGTCATGTGCTCCGGCAGGGTCGATCTGAAATTTTTGGTCAAAGCCTTTTTAAACGGCGCAGACGGCGTATTCATAGGCGGCTGTCATCTCAATGACTGCCATTATAACCCGGAAGGCAATTATGATGCCCTGATCACCTCCAGGCTGTGCCGGAAACTTCTGGGTCATACCGGAATCAATCCGGACCGGTTGAGACTGGAATGGGTCTCCGCGGGTGAAGGCATCCGTTTTGCAGAAGTGATGAATGATTTCAGTCAAAAAATCCGTCAACTCGGGCCGCTGGGCACCAGTGAAGAGATAGATAAAAAAGATCTGGTGTTGAATCTGAAGGCCGCCATGAAACTGGTCCCCTTCATCAAGCTGGTGGAAAGAGAAAAACTCAGACTGCCCGACAGAACCGAGGCGGGTGTCCAACAATTTCTGGAAAGCAATGTTCTGGATCAATGCTTTGATAAAACCATTGCAGATAAAATGATCATGAGCCGGATTCTGCTGCTGTTGAAGGAAAAACCTCTGACCACCAGTGATATTTCCGGACACCTGGGACTGAACCCGTCTGAGGTTTCCCGTCATATGATCACCTCCTCCCGGCACGGCATGGTCAAATACGATACAGCCAGCAACTGCTATGAACCGGCCG
Above is a window of Desulfotignum balticum DSM 7044 DNA encoding:
- a CDS encoding IscA/HesB family protein; its protein translation is MITVTQAARKEVAKYFDGKEKSPVRLFITSGCGGPSLAMALDQPKEADTVFTQGDVDYIMETELLKKAQPVTVDYTGMGFNISSSLELGGGGCSSCGTGGGCCGS
- a CDS encoding FAD-dependent oxidoreductase; its protein translation is MTQKEKTGAVLVVGGGIAGIQAALDLADSGFLVHLVEQEPQIGGVMAQLDKTFPTNDCAMCVISPKLVEAGRHLNIDLHTRSRVTGIMGEAGRFSVTLEEQARFVDLDKCTACGECAKVCPVTVPNRFDQELGSRKAIYKLYPQGMPGAWAIDKRSVAPCKATCPAHVSIQGFIALMQQEKYAEALKLFKQEHPFPGACGRVCHHPCEAVCTRGDADQPLAIQYLHRFLADLDFEQQSPWIPEIAEKREEKVAIIGSGPAGLTAAYYLAQKGYGVTVYEKLPVKGGMMAVGIPEYRLPKAELEKEIAVIEALGVTIKTGVAFGTDITLDSLKKDGFASVFMATGLHGSRSLGVQGEDLKGVLAGTTFLRDAAMGRADKLSGKTIVIGGGNVAVDVALTARRLGSDDVTMVCLEKREEMPAWDYEIEEALEEKVNIVNSKGPLRFYGDEDGKVTEVSFQECTSVFDENGRFNPRYDDCRLITHEADTVIVAIGQMGETEFAKDQGIALTLPGGYEADPVTLQTPVEWVFAGGDAFYGPKSVVDAVASGKTAAESIHRFINGLDLAEGREKSWDFEKPEIDNVPQIQRITPEKLPVAQREGNFKEVTRALAKELIDREAARCLSCGICSECYQCVDACLAGAVDHTMATRTVSLDVGAVILAPGFKAFDPSALAHLNYTGNPNVVTSLEFERILSASGPFQGHLVRPSDLREPQKIAWLQCVGSRDENPCSHGYCSSVCCMIAAKQTVIAKEHSPRPLDTAVFFMDMRTHGKEFERYYQRAEQEKGVRFIRSRVHTVECDADQNPVLKYMTEEGGLETETFDMVVLSVGLETTEQTRELAENLGIDVNAHGFARTSDLSPVATSRSGIFVCGVFQGPKDIPQSVMEASAAAAGAAADLAPARGSLTRTRELPPEQDFSGQLPRVGVFVCNCGINIGGVADVPAVREFARTLPHVVHVEDNLFTCSQDTQDKMKAVIAEHGINRVVVASCSPRTHEPLFQETIREAGLNKYLFEMANIRDQNTWVHMNNPDQATAKAKDLVAMAVARANCAQPLYQIPLNVERSLLVVGGGVAGMTAALSAACQGYPVTLVEREDTLGGVAGHLLTTVQGEPVPPFVSDLAETLSSHDRVRIYKNSEVVETAGVLGNFTTRIMTRADDGKPVAVTVRHGATILATGGKESVPDEYAYGRHPRVYTHLDLNRAMTEPGHGIHGAKTVVFIQCVGSRNDQRPYCSRICCTVSIKKALMLKQEHPDMDIYILYRDIRTYGLKEDLYTEARKKGILFIRYEPEAPPRVTTPEGLDSSSKDLSLQVTVKERILKMDVAISADAVVLASAVLPHENRELFELFKVPVNADGFLNEAHAKLRPVDFSSDGIFLAGLAHYPKSLDETIAQAQAAVARASVILSRDHILVGGVVAENIHPEQCARCLVCVRNCPYDVPRIKEGHAWIDPALCHGCGICAAECPAKILTLHHFTDRQLTEKSHALFA
- a CDS encoding FAD/NAD(P)-binding protein; the protein is MNNPYEPYPVTIKEIKTETADRSLKTFTFAFIHQADEAAFSYRSGQFAMLSVPRVGEIPIGIASASSEKGIVKFTVFKTGKVTTFLHNMKQGDVMGIRGPMGNGFPLEQMTKKNLLIIGGGFAFTTLRSTIITLMQPDVRDQYGTIDVVYGARNPGMLLYQDELDQWCRQPGINMHITVDETDDPDWPHHTGFVPAVAGECAPESTGNSVAIVCGPPVMIKFTRPVLADLGYGDENILMSLENRMKCGIGMCGRCNIGQELVCRDGPVFTLAYLNKTPGEF
- a CDS encoding methylenetetrahydrofolate reductase C-terminal domain-containing protein; the protein is MIIASKKPIEEIIQEITPYSRILILGCNECVTVCEAGGKKEVEVLASALRIFCLSQGIEKTIGEHTLERQCDHEYLEEIRNMVDDYDAIVSLACGVGVQFAAEKYLTMPLLPGVNTVCLGANEDRGLWTERCQACGSCVLARTGGICPVSRCAKRVLNGPCGGSTNGKCEISKDTDCAWQLIIDRLKALDKMDDYEAVAPVKDWSKDRAGGPRTVTREDVKI
- a CDS encoding methylenetetrahydrofolate reductase, whose product is MSKYVSSSRLERILKAGHLGVTSECGPPRGSDAEEVTKKGLLIKDYVDAVNVTDNQTAMTRMSSLAACIHLKLLGIEPVLQMVTRDRNRVALQSDILGAASFDISNMLCLSGDHQSFGDCARGQNVHDLDSMQLVQTVRHMRDEGKFLGGDDIKRPPKIFVGAAANPFADPFEIRIPRLAKKIACGAEFIQTQCIYNIDKFKEWMRRASDRGLTEKVFIMAGMTPMKSVGMAKYMKNKVPGMDVPDEIIQRLAGVEKKHQAQEGIQICVEHIQELKEVPGIAGFHIMAIEWEEKVPEIVEKSGLYPRPDM
- a CDS encoding hydrogenase iron-sulfur subunit, which gives rise to MQDTSTKEAFEPRIIGFCCKFCAYAAADLAGSMRISYPASVKIIQVPCTGRIDMIHILKSLEDGADGVMIAGCLEGECHFLQGNFKARSRVEAVRRILAQIGMEPDRVAMFNLSSAMGPKFAEITAQMTDRIRQLGPSPVAAAGKKSRDAA